A genomic region of Enterococcus sp. 12C11_DIV0727 contains the following coding sequences:
- a CDS encoding ABC transporter ATP-binding protein encodes MKIFKYLGKYWYAVIAVLVLLVVQANSDLSLPKLTSGIVDVGIQQGGLEYSTPEKIRKTTLQGIEMFMTDDEKKTIEDNYKLTTEKIDGKEVEVYKLNLQDGMTEAKLADIFNLPMMMLASSQSKDSSSGSEAKAIIEDYKKVGEDATKAKQLGEEATTLGEQAQAAGSAAASATDAATAMEQGQKAQDLAAQAQAKGAEAKALAASIQTTTDAMPERVESARKETKKSLGDLGEDSMKTVGIQLTLAEYKALDMNTQQIQTDYMVKTGTKMVLLTLVSAVAAIIVGLIASLVAASVGRNLRVGQYERTLQFSNTEMEKFSPASLITRNTNDIQQMQMGIVMIMRIVLYAPILGIGGIYNVYQTGTGMGWIVGVAVAAVLVLVLSLLLTTMPKFKALQNLVDRVNLVSREIITGLPVIRAFSREKFEEKRFDRANTDLMKTQLFVNRAMSIMMPVMMLLMNGISVLIVWVGGHNMNNGQLQVGDMMAFITYTMQIVMAFMMLSMVSIILPRANVAAGRVEEVLETEPTIKDPEHPKDDHDFKGEVKFEAVEFRYGDADEDVLHHINFTAKPGQTTALIGSTGSGKSTIVNLIPRLFDVTGGRITIDGIDVREMSLHKLHEIIGFVPQKGVLFSGDIASNIKFGDADITDERMRKAAEIAQAEEFIDSNEKGYEREISQGGTNVSGGQKQRLSIARALAKNPKILIFDDSFSALDNKTDVALRKALSENIKGATQIIVAQKISTILHADNIIVLNEGRVVDHGTHDELMKSSTVYQEIAQSQLSNAELGIEEAE; translated from the coding sequence GTGAAGATTTTTAAATATCTTGGCAAATACTGGTATGCGGTCATCGCAGTTCTTGTGCTTTTAGTTGTACAGGCAAATAGTGATTTAAGCTTACCAAAATTAACATCGGGTATCGTCGATGTCGGTATTCAACAAGGAGGGCTTGAATACTCCACACCTGAAAAAATCAGGAAAACAACTCTTCAGGGAATCGAAATGTTCATGACAGATGATGAGAAAAAAACAATTGAAGACAACTATAAACTAACAACTGAAAAAATCGATGGTAAAGAAGTTGAAGTGTATAAGTTAAATCTTCAAGACGGGATGACAGAAGCAAAACTAGCAGATATTTTTAATCTGCCAATGATGATGCTAGCGTCTTCTCAATCAAAAGATTCATCAAGTGGAAGTGAAGCCAAAGCAATTATCGAAGACTATAAAAAAGTTGGAGAAGATGCTACAAAAGCCAAACAACTTGGAGAAGAGGCTACGACTTTAGGGGAGCAAGCCCAAGCGGCTGGAAGTGCAGCTGCCTCTGCAACAGATGCGGCGACAGCAATGGAACAAGGGCAAAAAGCGCAGGATCTGGCTGCTCAAGCACAAGCCAAAGGTGCTGAAGCCAAAGCCTTAGCTGCCTCAATTCAAACAACGACTGACGCTATGCCGGAAAGAGTCGAATCAGCTCGTAAAGAGACGAAGAAAAGCTTAGGGGATCTTGGCGAAGATTCAATGAAAACGGTAGGGATTCAATTAACACTGGCTGAATATAAAGCACTGGACATGAATACCCAGCAAATTCAAACAGATTATATGGTTAAAACAGGAACCAAAATGGTTCTGTTAACACTTGTTTCAGCCGTAGCTGCAATCATTGTCGGATTGATTGCTTCATTAGTAGCAGCATCGGTTGGTCGAAATCTACGCGTTGGACAGTATGAACGTACGTTACAATTTTCAAATACCGAAATGGAAAAATTCTCACCTGCTTCGTTGATCACACGTAATACTAATGATATCCAACAAATGCAAATGGGGATCGTTATGATCATGCGTATTGTGTTATATGCGCCGATCTTAGGTATTGGCGGGATCTATAATGTTTACCAAACAGGAACAGGTATGGGCTGGATCGTAGGCGTTGCTGTAGCGGCTGTTTTGGTTTTAGTCTTAAGCCTACTATTAACAACGATGCCTAAGTTTAAAGCCTTACAAAACCTAGTGGATAGAGTGAACTTGGTTTCTCGTGAAATCATCACAGGTTTGCCAGTTATTCGAGCTTTTTCTCGTGAAAAATTTGAAGAAAAACGCTTTGATCGTGCCAATACTGATTTAATGAAAACACAATTATTTGTTAACCGAGCAATGTCGATTATGATGCCAGTAATGATGTTATTGATGAATGGTATTTCTGTTTTGATCGTTTGGGTCGGCGGACATAATATGAACAACGGGCAATTGCAAGTCGGTGATATGATGGCCTTCATCACATACACAATGCAAATTGTAATGGCCTTTATGATGTTATCAATGGTTTCAATTATTTTACCTCGTGCCAATGTCGCAGCAGGTCGAGTTGAAGAAGTGCTTGAAACAGAACCAACGATCAAAGACCCAGAACATCCAAAAGATGATCATGACTTTAAAGGTGAAGTGAAATTTGAAGCAGTTGAATTCCGTTATGGGGATGCTGATGAAGATGTCTTACACCATATCAATTTCACAGCCAAACCAGGTCAAACGACCGCTTTGATCGGCTCAACCGGTTCAGGTAAATCAACGATCGTTAACTTGATTCCTCGACTGTTTGATGTAACAGGTGGTAGAATCACGATCGATGGGATCGATGTACGTGAAATGAGCTTACACAAATTACATGAAATCATTGGATTTGTCCCGCAAAAAGGTGTTCTATTCTCAGGGGATATTGCCTCAAATATTAAATTTGGCGATGCAGATATAACTGATGAACGTATGAGAAAAGCAGCTGAAATTGCCCAAGCAGAAGAATTTATCGATTCTAATGAAAAGGGGTATGAACGAGAAATTTCTCAAGGTGGAACCAATGTTTCCGGCGGACAAAAACAACGTTTGTCCATTGCTCGTGCCTTAGCGAAAAATCCTAAAATCTTGATCTTCGATGATTCATTTTCAGCACTGGATAATAAGACTGATGTGGCATTACGTAAAGCTTTATCTGAAAATATCAAAGGTGCAACTCAAATCATCGTCGCTCAAAAAATCTCAACGATCCTTCATGCGGATAACATCATTGTATTAAATGAAGGACGTGTAGTCGATCATGGAACGCACGACGAGTTAATGAAATCATCCACTGTCTATCAAGAAATTGCTCAGTCACAATTGAGCAATGCTGAATTAGGCATAGAAGAAGCTGAGTAG
- a CDS encoding MarR family winged helix-turn-helix transcriptional regulator, whose amino-acid sequence MSYAEEAEQELMRLMVQNRHSAFSRLEKSNQGESIVIKFLARYGEPTSPKHLAESLNLSSARIAVVLGSLEKKGQIERKMDPDDRRRIHVTLTECGKKVAKLQKKEMRDKIVQIFKLMGEADTKVFIELTAKFVDYSQQISQKEEGDQ is encoded by the coding sequence ATGTCATACGCAGAAGAAGCCGAACAAGAGCTGATGCGTCTAATGGTTCAAAATCGACATAGCGCATTTAGCAGACTAGAAAAGAGTAATCAAGGTGAAAGTATTGTCATCAAATTTCTCGCACGTTACGGCGAACCAACTAGTCCCAAACATCTAGCTGAGTCATTGAACTTGTCCAGCGCTCGGATTGCTGTTGTTTTAGGGAGTTTAGAAAAAAAGGGACAAATCGAACGTAAGATGGATCCAGACGACCGTCGACGCATTCATGTTACCTTGACCGAGTGCGGCAAGAAAGTTGCTAAGCTGCAAAAGAAAGAAATGCGTGATAAAATCGTGCAGATTTTTAAACTAATGGGAGAAGCTGATACAAAAGTCTTTATCGAGCTAACTGCGAAATTCGTGGACTACTCTCAACAAATTTCCCAGAAAGAGGAAGGTGACCAATAG
- a CDS encoding Lrp/AsnC family transcriptional regulator, whose translation MQNYFQAERKNQMDELDQQILYLLNENSKLSNKKFGEKIHLTGQAVGKRIAYLKDQDIIENYTITIKQDEKQFIRIFMETNQFATIERVINEFKEIDEFYKVSGHACYLVVAYFNQPRLKVFIEKISKWARCSVDSVVGSRKKI comes from the coding sequence GTGCAAAATTATTTTCAAGCTGAAAGGAAAAATCAGATGGATGAATTAGATCAACAGATTTTGTATTTACTAAATGAAAATTCAAAACTATCAAATAAAAAATTTGGAGAAAAAATTCATTTAACAGGACAAGCAGTAGGAAAACGAATCGCCTATTTAAAAGACCAAGACATTATCGAGAACTACACGATTACAATCAAACAGGATGAGAAACAATTTATCCGTATCTTTATGGAGACGAATCAATTTGCTACTATTGAGAGAGTCATCAATGAATTTAAAGAGATTGATGAGTTTTACAAAGTGAGTGGTCACGCTTGTTATCTAGTAGTAGCGTATTTTAACCAACCTCGATTAAAAGTATTTATTGAAAAAATATCCAAATGGGCTCGTTGTAGCGTAGATTCAGTCGTGGGAAGTCGCAAAAAAATATAG
- a CDS encoding alpha/beta hydrolase, translating into MKKFVLVILGSIFAIIIICLGTLYFTPKPLFKLIQGLPIEAKLTKPNDYQQIEDRVKTINDLSYSKEYPESTLDLYLPKKMNSKIPVIVFVHGGGFFKGDKKMAKYFGPTVTNGNYAFISINYHLVPNATIFDQVRQVNQALTFVTKNAEKYQFDPTQINLSGSSAGGFLALQLLSAYHNKEYAKQIAIQPVENLKINSLLLYSAVFDLSEFQTYQGNLATNYLLSKMGWGLTGEKNWKEDHRLGQLLDLRKLISKDFPPIFITDGNTKTFTKQAKQYVGELKKAEVPVASLFFDGQETVGHGYQLNMETKASSQAVEKTIWFLENYHSK; encoded by the coding sequence ATGAAAAAGTTTGTATTAGTAATACTCGGTAGTATCTTCGCTATTATTATTATTTGCCTAGGTACTTTATATTTTACTCCTAAGCCATTATTTAAGTTGATCCAAGGCTTGCCAATCGAAGCTAAGCTTACCAAACCGAATGATTATCAACAAATTGAAGATCGTGTAAAAACGATTAATGACCTTTCATACTCAAAGGAATATCCTGAAAGTACTTTAGATCTCTATCTTCCTAAAAAAATGAACTCAAAAATACCAGTGATCGTTTTTGTTCATGGGGGTGGCTTTTTTAAAGGAGATAAAAAGATGGCTAAGTACTTCGGACCAACTGTAACTAATGGTAACTATGCTTTTATCAGCATTAACTATCATCTAGTGCCTAATGCAACTATTTTTGATCAAGTAAGGCAAGTCAATCAAGCCCTAACATTTGTAACCAAAAATGCTGAAAAGTATCAGTTTGATCCAACACAAATCAACCTATCTGGATCATCAGCAGGTGGATTCTTAGCATTACAATTATTGTCAGCCTATCATAATAAAGAGTATGCTAAACAAATCGCAATTCAACCTGTAGAAAACCTTAAAATCAATAGTTTATTACTATATAGTGCAGTATTCGATCTATCCGAATTTCAAACATACCAAGGGAATCTAGCAACGAATTATCTACTAAGTAAAATGGGTTGGGGACTGACAGGAGAAAAGAATTGGAAAGAGGATCACAGATTAGGTCAGTTACTTGATCTTAGAAAGCTGATCAGTAAAGATTTCCCACCCATATTCATTACGGATGGGAATACTAAAACATTTACAAAACAAGCCAAGCAATATGTTGGTGAGTTGAAAAAAGCAGAGGTACCTGTTGCTTCGTTATTTTTTGATGGTCAAGAAACAGTTGGACATGGCTATCAATTAAACATGGAAACAAAGGCTTCAAGTCAAGCTGTCGAAAAAACAATTTGGTTTTTAGAGAATTATCATTCTAAATAG
- a CDS encoding radical SAM/SPASM domain-containing protein, whose product MRKIAVMIKPASALCNIRCKYCFYADVADSRAVNSYGKMTPEIMRKMIDHLLLDLTNQDQLTITFQGGEPTLAGFTYFQSFVTYMTEKNTKKVTIQYAIQTNGLLINEKWCRFFYEHHFLVGLSIDGYQSIHDRNRIDPKSKGTFHRVIKTKQLFEKYQVQYNVLCVLTNELARHPQKMYQFMKQEKIQYIQFIPCLGDLNGVKSVYALTPQRFYHFYHVLWDLWIKEYATGNYRSIKFFDDLVHLFKAQRVTACGLIGQCQPQYVIESNGNVYPCDFYVLDQYLMGNITEYSLIELYKSYVMKHFLFEPKQFPQKCQDCPFRSMCMGGCKRMKHSMYLDKKETYCGFQTFLSQHGQELIHFCHNHPV is encoded by the coding sequence ATGCGAAAAATAGCTGTTATGATCAAACCTGCTTCTGCCTTGTGTAATATACGCTGTAAGTACTGTTTCTATGCAGATGTAGCCGACAGTCGAGCGGTTAACTCTTATGGGAAGATGACGCCTGAAATCATGAGAAAAATGATTGATCATTTACTATTGGATTTAACTAATCAAGACCAATTAACAATTACGTTTCAAGGCGGAGAACCAACTCTGGCTGGTTTCACTTATTTTCAGTCTTTTGTTACCTATATGACGGAAAAAAATACGAAAAAAGTAACGATTCAATATGCGATTCAAACCAATGGTCTTTTAATCAATGAAAAGTGGTGTCGTTTTTTTTATGAGCATCATTTCTTAGTTGGACTGTCTATCGACGGCTATCAGTCGATTCATGATCGAAATCGTATTGATCCTAAAAGTAAAGGAACCTTTCATCGGGTGATCAAAACAAAGCAGCTATTTGAAAAATATCAGGTTCAGTATAATGTATTATGTGTATTGACAAATGAACTGGCTCGTCATCCACAAAAAATGTATCAATTTATGAAACAAGAAAAAATTCAATATATCCAATTCATACCTTGTTTAGGCGATTTAAACGGTGTAAAGTCCGTTTATGCGTTAACCCCACAACGCTTTTATCACTTCTACCACGTACTCTGGGATTTATGGATAAAAGAATATGCAACGGGTAACTATCGTAGCATTAAGTTTTTTGATGATTTAGTCCATTTATTTAAAGCACAACGAGTGACAGCTTGTGGCTTGATCGGACAATGTCAGCCACAATACGTGATAGAGTCTAATGGAAATGTTTATCCCTGTGATTTTTACGTTTTAGATCAATACTTGATGGGCAATATCACGGAATACTCGTTGATAGAATTGTATAAAAGTTACGTAATGAAGCATTTTTTATTTGAACCAAAACAGTTTCCGCAAAAGTGCCAAGACTGTCCTTTTCGCTCAATGTGTATGGGTGGATGTAAACGAATGAAACATTCAATGTATCTTGATAAAAAAGAGACTTATTGTGGCTTCCAAACTTTTTTGAGTCAACATGGTCAAGAACTTATTCATTTTTGTCATAATCATCCTGTTTAA
- a CDS encoding formylglycine-generating enzyme family protein produces the protein MKRIPSGSFIMGNTSLENGFFEDAETPVQLMTVACFDMDETSVTNKCFQTFINETGYQTDAERFGNSSVFYLLIPEVNRKDYQSVGKMFWWLTVPGASWKHPEGPTSDIKERMDHPVVHVSYDDASAYCKWANKRLPTEVEWEYVARNKQDSLYPWGEELLKGNQHHCNIWQGNFPFENTQEDGFLGTAPVKSFEVNQYGIYQMIGNIWEWCANPSKIPLSELATEQSKTGPIKDEFAIRGGSFLCHQSYCKRYRVFSRNGSYRENTTSNMGFRCAKDC, from the coding sequence ATGAAACGGATTCCAAGCGGTAGCTTTATCATGGGTAATACGAGCTTAGAAAATGGTTTTTTTGAAGATGCTGAAACGCCGGTACAGCTAATGACAGTCGCTTGTTTTGATATGGATGAAACAAGTGTGACAAATAAATGCTTTCAAACTTTTATTAACGAAACGGGATATCAGACTGATGCCGAACGATTTGGAAACTCAAGTGTTTTTTATCTACTGATTCCAGAGGTAAACAGAAAAGATTACCAAAGCGTCGGAAAAATGTTTTGGTGGTTGACCGTACCCGGAGCGTCTTGGAAGCATCCAGAAGGACCGACAAGTGATATTAAAGAAAGAATGGATCATCCTGTTGTTCATGTCTCTTATGATGATGCCAGTGCATATTGTAAGTGGGCAAATAAACGATTACCAACAGAAGTAGAATGGGAATATGTTGCTAGAAATAAACAAGATTCGCTGTATCCGTGGGGAGAGGAGCTGCTAAAAGGAAATCAACATCATTGCAATATTTGGCAAGGAAATTTTCCGTTTGAAAATACGCAAGAAGATGGTTTTCTTGGGACGGCACCTGTCAAATCTTTTGAAGTAAATCAATACGGAATATATCAAATGATCGGCAATATCTGGGAATGGTGTGCGAATCCAAGTAAAATTCCATTGTCAGAATTAGCAACTGAGCAGTCTAAAACTGGACCAATCAAAGATGAGTTCGCCATTCGAGGAGGCTCATTTTTATGTCACCAAAGTTATTGTAAACGATATCGAGTGTTTTCCAGAAATGGATCTTATCGAGAAAATACAACAAGCAATATGGGGTTTCGCTGTGCCAAAGATTGCTGA
- a CDS encoding sulfatase has protein sequence MKAIMLMFDTLSKAYLPNYGNNWVQAPNFDRLREKCITFDNFYGGSMPCMPARRELHTGKYNFLHRCWGPLEAFDYSVFEKLNQENIYTHLITDHSHYFEDGGATYHNRYSSWEGFRGQEGDRWIPRLGDWADHNTQPLNKPADSISRIQHLANRSQIKQESDMSSVQVIDRGLDFLQKNHEKDDWFLQLECFDPHEPFFVPEKYRDLYRLTETQDILYWPVYQHLSAEDKAHYQGDIAEMQKEYAALISMCDYHLGRVLDFMDEQEMWEDTLLIVNTDHGFLLGEHNWLGKNVAPMYEEIVHIPFFMHVPHHELNGQRVDGLCQTIDLPPTLAEYFGIEAFENMDGRSLFGLINQQKIPHQSILFGTNGGHVNLFDGRYTYMKASANKENQPLVNYTLMPTVIRGFYPENSLKNLVLYEGDSFTNGFPCLKVPLNTSFSNSYEIGSLIFDHQTDPEQDSPIKDQELQKQLDQKLVQKMKDVDAPLEEFIRLGYEDTI, from the coding sequence ATGAAAGCTATTATGCTTATGTTTGATACATTATCTAAAGCCTATTTACCAAACTATGGAAATAATTGGGTTCAGGCGCCTAATTTCGATCGACTTAGAGAAAAATGTATAACGTTTGACAATTTTTATGGCGGAAGTATGCCCTGTATGCCAGCAAGAAGGGAATTGCATACAGGAAAGTATAATTTTTTACATCGCTGTTGGGGACCATTAGAAGCGTTTGATTATTCTGTTTTTGAAAAATTAAATCAGGAAAATATCTATACCCATCTAATTACAGATCATTCTCATTATTTCGAAGATGGCGGCGCTACGTATCATAATCGTTATTCATCTTGGGAAGGATTTCGAGGTCAAGAAGGAGATCGTTGGATTCCCAGATTGGGTGATTGGGCAGATCATAATACCCAACCATTGAATAAACCAGCAGATTCTATTTCAAGAATTCAACATCTTGCCAATCGTAGCCAAATAAAGCAGGAATCTGATATGTCTAGCGTTCAAGTGATCGATCGAGGGTTAGATTTTTTACAGAAAAATCACGAGAAGGATGACTGGTTTTTACAACTAGAGTGTTTTGATCCTCATGAACCATTTTTCGTGCCAGAAAAATATCGAGATCTTTATCGCCTGACAGAAACACAAGATATTCTGTATTGGCCAGTCTACCAGCATTTATCAGCTGAAGATAAGGCTCATTATCAAGGGGATATTGCTGAAATGCAGAAAGAATATGCCGCGTTAATCAGTATGTGTGATTATCATTTAGGGCGTGTTTTAGATTTTATGGATGAGCAAGAAATGTGGGAGGATACGTTACTGATCGTTAACACAGATCATGGTTTCTTATTAGGGGAGCATAACTGGTTAGGTAAAAATGTTGCACCTATGTATGAAGAAATTGTTCACATCCCATTTTTTATGCATGTACCTCATCATGAATTAAATGGTCAAAGAGTTGATGGATTATGTCAAACGATTGATTTACCGCCCACCTTAGCAGAATATTTTGGAATTGAAGCCTTTGAAAATATGGATGGTCGCTCATTATTCGGTCTCATCAATCAGCAAAAGATTCCCCATCAAAGTATTTTATTCGGCACAAATGGTGGACATGTTAATTTGTTTGATGGACGATATACCTATATGAAAGCCTCCGCAAATAAAGAAAACCAGCCTTTAGTCAATTATACATTGATGCCAACAGTGATTAGAGGTTTTTATCCAGAAAATTCATTAAAAAATCTAGTGTTGTATGAAGGGGATTCGTTCACTAATGGTTTCCCCTGCTTAAAAGTTCCCTTGAACACTTCGTTTAGCAATTCTTACGAAATCGGCTCATTGATTTTTGATCATCAAACAGATCCAGAGCAAGATTCGCCGATAAAAGATCAAGAACTGCAAAAACAATTAGATCAAAAATTAGTTCAAAAAATGAAAGATGTCGATGCACCGCTAGAAGAATTTATTAGATTAGGCTACGAGGACACTATTTAA
- a CDS encoding PTS transporter subunit EIIC, with protein MSYEPLAKTIVELIGQKENVKSVTHCATRLRFKLKDEEKADTEAINQLDGVVTVMQSGGQYQVVIGTHVSQVYEYVLSELALMQADPHLVTETEADDQGQESLFNRLIDIISSVFTPILGILAASGMIKGLVAILLVTGVVTPDSGTYQILWAVGDALFYFFPVALGYTSAKKFNLNPLIGIVIGSALLYPNLANLIGTPAPSVMFQGTLFEAPVYFKFLGIPVLMMSYGQSVIPIILATFCAAKLESWLQKVCPDVVKMFFVPFFTLIIVIPLTFIMIGPIATWASSLLSSAVLWIYNVSPPLAGAVIGGLWQVLVMFGLHWGFIPIGLLNIQSFGYDPVMALMFAVPFATMGAVLGVMLKTKDKKVKSLCAPCFITGIFGISEPAIYGITLPRKIPFYCTLIAGAVGGTIMGFAGSKTYTQGGMGIFALPNRISENGLDMGFYGSLIGIIAAFIVAFILTFVFWKERQTN; from the coding sequence ATGAGTTATGAACCATTAGCTAAAACGATTGTTGAACTTATTGGTCAAAAGGAAAATGTTAAAAGTGTCACGCATTGTGCAACTCGGTTGCGTTTCAAATTGAAAGATGAAGAGAAAGCTGATACTGAAGCAATCAATCAGTTGGATGGTGTGGTGACGGTCATGCAAAGTGGGGGACAGTATCAGGTTGTTATTGGTACTCATGTCAGTCAGGTTTATGAGTATGTTTTATCAGAGTTAGCTCTAATGCAAGCGGATCCGCACTTGGTTACAGAAACAGAAGCGGATGATCAAGGGCAGGAAAGTTTATTTAATCGGTTGATTGATATTATTTCTAGTGTATTTACTCCTATTTTGGGAATTTTAGCAGCTTCTGGAATGATCAAAGGACTTGTTGCCATTTTACTCGTAACAGGTGTTGTTACACCAGACTCAGGGACTTATCAAATATTATGGGCCGTAGGCGATGCATTATTTTATTTTTTTCCAGTAGCTTTAGGTTATACGTCTGCAAAAAAATTCAATTTGAACCCACTTATAGGGATTGTGATTGGCTCTGCTTTATTGTATCCAAATTTAGCCAATTTGATTGGAACTCCCGCACCTTCTGTTATGTTTCAAGGAACACTATTTGAAGCGCCAGTCTACTTTAAGTTTCTAGGTATCCCAGTACTTATGATGAGTTATGGCCAATCAGTTATTCCAATCATTTTGGCGACATTTTGTGCGGCGAAGTTAGAAAGTTGGCTACAAAAAGTTTGTCCCGATGTGGTTAAAATGTTTTTTGTGCCATTTTTCACGTTGATCATTGTGATTCCGCTGACCTTTATCATGATTGGACCAATTGCAACTTGGGCTAGTTCGTTACTGAGTTCAGCAGTTCTTTGGATCTATAATGTAAGTCCACCTTTAGCAGGTGCGGTCATTGGTGGTTTGTGGCAAGTTTTAGTAATGTTTGGCTTGCATTGGGGTTTTATTCCAATCGGGTTATTGAACATTCAATCGTTTGGTTATGATCCTGTTATGGCGTTAATGTTTGCTGTACCATTCGCCACGATGGGAGCAGTATTGGGAGTTATGCTGAAAACCAAGGATAAGAAGGTAAAGTCATTGTGTGCTCCGTGTTTTATTACGGGTATTTTCGGTATCTCAGAACCCGCGATCTACGGTATTACGCTACCTAGAAAAATACCATTTTATTGTACTTTGATTGCTGGAGCAGTGGGGGGGACGATCATGGGATTTGCTGGATCTAAAACCTATACTCAAGGTGGAATGGGGATTTTTGCTTTGCCAAATCGTATTTCAGAAAATGGTTTAGATATGGGCTTTTATGGGAGTCTGATTGGGATTATTGCAGCCTTCATCGTAGCATTTATTTTAACTTTTGTTTTTTGGAAAGAACGTCAGACTAACTAA
- a CDS encoding MurR/RpiR family transcriptional regulator — protein sequence MRFQQLLQNKINHFSETDKTICAYVYNHQELIPEISITRLAEASYTSKSSVLRFVQKLGFKGFSEFKYLIDWYGVQDNLKKPLSIEDVSEHLNSVFSTIEEQSLSNFFELLRNTPRIYLLATGTDQQIQAQNFARAFLKMNIVCTLIPGNSNIELASIVLDNINKNDLILVFSGSGNNVQINELLSIPLLKKTPIVSITVTQKNWLQEHSDLNFSILKKDAELMMGFSSGFCHLLIDFLAIRFRLYIEDLLIEQ from the coding sequence ATGAGATTCCAGCAGCTTTTACAAAACAAAATCAACCATTTTAGCGAGACGGATAAGACGATTTGCGCTTATGTATACAACCACCAAGAGCTGATTCCTGAAATCAGTATTACAAGATTAGCTGAAGCCAGTTATACATCTAAATCCTCCGTCTTAAGATTTGTGCAAAAATTAGGGTTTAAAGGGTTTAGTGAGTTTAAATATTTGATTGATTGGTATGGTGTGCAAGATAATTTAAAAAAGCCCCTTTCAATTGAGGATGTGTCAGAACATTTAAACAGTGTCTTTTCTACTATTGAAGAACAGAGTTTAAGCAATTTTTTTGAGTTATTAAGAAATACTCCTAGAATCTATCTTTTAGCGACTGGAACAGATCAACAAATTCAAGCTCAAAATTTTGCTCGTGCTTTTTTAAAGATGAATATTGTCTGCACCTTGATTCCTGGAAATAGTAATATAGAACTTGCTAGTATTGTTTTGGATAATATCAATAAAAATGATCTTATTCTTGTTTTTTCTGGTTCAGGAAATAATGTACAAATCAATGAATTGCTCTCAATACCACTTTTGAAAAAAACACCTATTGTGTCGATCACTGTGACACAAAAGAATTGGTTACAGGAACATTCTGATCTAAATTTTTCGATTTTAAAAAAAGATGCTGAACTAATGATGGGCTTTTCTTCCGGATTTTGTCATTTGTTGATCGATTTTTTAGCGATTCGTTTCAGACTTTATATTGAAGATTTATTAATTGAACAATAG